Genomic segment of Rhodoflexus caldus:
CTGCGGCTGTAACGGGCTTCATGTAATTCTGATACCCGGTATAGGTGATTTTCAGGATGTAGTTGCCGTTGGCTACATTGCGAAGCATAAATTCGCCGTTTACGTCGGTTCGGCCGAAAGTTGCTAAAGCAGAGTCTTTGGTATGGAGCAACATCACCGTAGCAATAGGCAAGGAAGTATTGGTTGAATCCATCACCTTGCCTTTAAAGGTCGTTTGTGCCCACGAAGCAAGGCTCATCGTGATAAAGCTAAGAAGTAATACAAATTTTTTCATGGTTGAAAATTTTCTTTGACACACACAAAAGTACGGCACAAACCACACACCATGCGTTAATGCGTCTTTAAGCAATGTTAATCAACCTTAATAGATTTCGTGGCTAATTTAAATCGGCCTGTATTTCATAGCTTTGCGCATATTTTTCCATTGTCAAAACAGATGAATAAAAAAATTGTCAAAGTAGGAGACATTGCCTGCGGCGCACCTGAACTTTTCCTGATTTCAGGCCCTTGTGTGATTGAAGACGAAAGCACGATGATGCGCACGGCTGAAAAACTGCGCGAGGTATCGGAGCGCGTGAACATTCCGGTAATTTTTAAGTCTTCCTTTATGAAAGACAATCGCAGCAGTTTAGACTACTACATCGGCCCCGGGCTGGACGAAGGCCTGAAAATGCTGCAAAAAATTAAAGAGCAGTTCGGCTTTCCCGTACTTTCCGACGTGCACTACCCCGACCAGTGCGCTGCTGCCGCCGAAGTGTTGGATGTTATCCAGATTCCCGCCTATTTGTGTATGCAAACCACGCTTATAGTAGCTGCCGCCAAAACAGGCAAAGTAGTAAACATTAAGCACGGTCAGTTTCTTGCCCCTGAAAATATGGCCAAACCTGCCCAAAAGTGTGTGGATAGCGGCAACGACCAGATTATCCTCACCGAACGCGGCTATACCTTCGGCTATAACGACCTGATTGTAGACCCTCGCAGCTTTTACCACATGAACCGCACAGGCTTCCCCGTAGTGTTTGATATTACGCACTCCATCCGCAAGTATGGCATTCCAAGCGCTGATGCCAAAGGTGGTGCCAGAGAGTTTATTCCGGTGCTTTCCCGCGCGGGAGTAGCGGCAGGCGTGGACGGCGTATTTATTGAAACACACCCCGAGCCTGCCAAAGCGCTTTGCGATGCGGCCAGCCAGTTGTGCGTATATGATTTGGAGGAGTT
This window contains:
- the kdsA gene encoding 3-deoxy-8-phosphooctulonate synthase, whose protein sequence is MNKKIVKVGDIACGAPELFLISGPCVIEDESTMMRTAEKLREVSERVNIPVIFKSSFMKDNRSSLDYYIGPGLDEGLKMLQKIKEQFGFPVLSDVHYPDQCAAAAEVLDVIQIPAYLCMQTTLIVAAAKTGKVVNIKHGQFLAPENMAKPAQKCVDSGNDQIILTERGYTFGYNDLIVDPRSFYHMNRTGFPVVFDITHSIRKYGIPSADAKGGAREFIPVLSRAGVAAGVDGVFIETHPEPAKALCDAASQLCVYDLEEFLKPILELHAVEVKYRG